The following proteins come from a genomic window of Parafrankia irregularis:
- a CDS encoding enoyl-CoA hydratase/isomerase family protein has product MSDENLPGTDTAEPDELIYSVSDGIATITLNRPHLKNAFTLTMIDRWAEVLRSAEADPEVRVVVVTGAGGAFCSGIDLAVLSGIEPTPIARRRMLTEGVHKVARAVLDLSKPLIAAISGVAVGAGLDMALMCDLRFAGRSARLSEGYIRIGLVPGDGGTYLLPRLVGPAKALELLLSGDTVDGVEAERIGMVNRVYDDAVLLDETYAFAGRLAAMSPISTAMIKRAVYQSQNLDLRTNLDLIASHMAVVQSTEDYAEARAAFGERRAPTFVNR; this is encoded by the coding sequence ATGAGCGACGAGAACCTGCCCGGGACCGACACGGCCGAGCCCGACGAGCTGATCTACTCGGTTTCCGACGGGATCGCCACGATCACCCTCAACCGGCCCCACCTCAAGAACGCCTTCACCCTCACCATGATCGACAGGTGGGCGGAGGTCCTGCGGTCCGCCGAGGCGGACCCGGAGGTGCGGGTCGTGGTGGTGACCGGGGCCGGTGGGGCCTTCTGCTCCGGCATCGACCTGGCGGTCCTCAGCGGGATCGAGCCCACCCCGATCGCGCGCCGTCGGATGCTCACCGAAGGCGTCCACAAGGTCGCCCGGGCGGTGCTGGACCTCAGCAAGCCGCTGATCGCGGCGATCAGCGGCGTCGCGGTCGGTGCCGGGCTCGACATGGCGCTCATGTGCGACCTGCGGTTCGCGGGGCGCTCCGCGCGCCTGTCCGAGGGCTACATCAGGATCGGCCTGGTTCCCGGCGACGGTGGAACCTACCTGCTCCCCCGCCTGGTCGGGCCGGCGAAGGCCCTGGAGCTGCTGCTCAGCGGCGACACGGTGGACGGCGTCGAGGCGGAGCGGATCGGCATGGTCAACCGCGTCTACGACGACGCGGTCCTGCTCGACGAGACCTACGCCTTCGCCGGTCGCCTCGCGGCGATGTCCCCCATCTCGACCGCGATGATCAAGCGCGCCGTCTACCAGTCCCAGAACCTCGACCTGCGGACGAACCTGGACCTCATCGCGTCCCACATGGCAGTCGTGCAGTCCACCGAGGACTACGCCGAGGCCCGCGCCGCGTTCGGCGAACGGCGCGCCCCGACGTTCGTCAACCGCTGA